A stretch of the Mycobacteroides immunogenum genome encodes the following:
- a CDS encoding SRPBCC family protein — translation MRSIHTEEHVFRKVSEIDCPVDKVWERVTTQEGINDEMGPYMKMTMPKQFRGKSIADVSPGTRIGKSFLLLFGVLPFGFDDITVARLEPGRMFREESLMTGMRVWVHHRTLEPVASETGEKTRVTDEVTLAPQAPMGLIPGWGTLLSKILAAFFTHRHRRLSRTLSAAGVPR, via the coding sequence ATGAGATCGATTCACACCGAAGAGCATGTCTTCCGCAAGGTCAGCGAGATCGACTGTCCTGTAGACAAAGTGTGGGAGCGGGTCACCACCCAAGAGGGCATCAATGACGAGATGGGCCCTTACATGAAGATGACCATGCCCAAGCAGTTCCGGGGCAAATCCATCGCCGATGTCTCGCCCGGTACCCGCATCGGTAAGAGCTTCTTGCTGCTGTTCGGTGTGCTGCCCTTCGGATTCGACGACATCACCGTGGCGCGGCTGGAGCCCGGCCGGATGTTCCGCGAGGAGTCCCTGATGACGGGCATGCGGGTGTGGGTACACCACCGGACCCTGGAACCGGTGGCGTCCGAGACGGGCGAAAAGACCAGAGTCACCGACGAGGTCACCCTGGCCCCACAGGCGCCGATGGGCCTGATCCCAGGCTGGGGCACGCTGCTGAGCAAGATTCTCGCCGCCTTCTTCACACATCGGCACCGGCGCCTCAGCCGTACCCTGTCCGCCGCCGGGGTTCCGCGATGA
- a CDS encoding ABC transporter ATP-binding protein, translated as MTTETQTPALQATDLVKTYPGSEARAVDGLDLTIPQGIVYCLLGRNGAGKTTTIRMATTLLAPTSGELTVLGIPVDKTKELRPLIGVALQEVALDLWMSPVEQIRMSLAIAGWPKVRRKAREEELVEQFGLSTYVNRKVGALSGGMRRRVDVALAVAHNPQMLFLDEPSSGLDIEGKQEVWNAIRLLRSEGRTVVLTTHDMDEAVSLADEVGIVKSGRLVASGSTQEFTRSHGYAVEISADNVIAEEAAGRLTEAGYALRCTDSGTLSGTLDSASAADLEALGAELGRVGLGAASIEVRSTSLRDAFLEVTQ; from the coding sequence ATGACAACAGAAACGCAGACCCCGGCGCTGCAGGCGACCGATCTCGTCAAGACCTATCCAGGCTCGGAAGCGCGGGCCGTCGATGGCCTGGACCTGACGATCCCGCAGGGCATTGTCTACTGCCTGCTGGGCCGCAACGGTGCGGGCAAGACCACCACCATCCGCATGGCGACCACCCTGCTGGCCCCCACCAGTGGCGAGCTCACAGTGCTTGGTATTCCGGTCGATAAGACCAAGGAGCTGCGCCCGTTGATCGGTGTCGCGCTGCAAGAGGTGGCGTTGGACTTGTGGATGTCACCCGTCGAGCAGATCCGGATGAGTCTGGCCATCGCGGGCTGGCCCAAGGTGCGGCGCAAGGCCCGTGAGGAAGAGCTGGTGGAGCAGTTCGGCCTAAGCACCTACGTCAACCGCAAGGTGGGCGCGCTCTCGGGCGGTATGCGCCGCCGCGTGGATGTCGCACTGGCCGTTGCGCACAACCCGCAGATGTTGTTCCTCGACGAGCCCTCCAGCGGGCTGGACATCGAAGGCAAACAGGAGGTTTGGAATGCCATCCGGCTGCTGCGTTCCGAAGGGCGCACCGTCGTGTTGACCACTCACGACATGGACGAGGCGGTGTCCCTGGCCGATGAGGTGGGCATCGTGAAGAGCGGCCGGTTGGTGGCTTCCGGTTCCACCCAGGAGTTCACGCGTAGCCATGGTTACGCCGTCGAGATCTCGGCAGACAACGTCATAGCCGAGGAAGCCGCCGGGCGGCTGACAGAAGCTGGCTATGCCCTGCGGTGCACCGACTCCGGAACTTTGTCCGGGACATTGGATTCGGCTTCGGCTGCGGATCTGGAGGCGCTGGGTGCCGAACTCGGCCGGGTCGGTTTGGGTGCGGCCAGTATCGAAGTGCGGTCCACCTCGCTGCGTGACGCGTTCCTGGAGGTGACCCAGTGA
- a CDS encoding ABC transporter permease: protein MTALSNTARLFRRYVVVGLRQPVFGFIFPIVFPVVLVIFVRSMFQRVADLPGFPLSSYTAYIAPGLIMLIPMLGAGYGAGTLIDEIRSGFTDRLRLYGVSTGQIMAAKIGFEMFRILPAAVIVIGLLAFLDAPLRTGLLTGVFLVLIMFLWSAAYSSLFYLVALRTLNPQAPVAMLPLALPVLFVSQALMPSVFLSDWLRISINANPFSHIVSAASTIMYGDFDAMLVAKGVLVAIGMFALLQIPIHLVIRRKIGK, encoded by the coding sequence GTGACCGCCTTGTCCAACACCGCGCGGCTGTTCCGCCGGTACGTCGTGGTGGGATTGCGGCAGCCGGTTTTCGGATTCATCTTCCCGATCGTCTTCCCGGTGGTGCTGGTGATCTTCGTACGGTCGATGTTCCAGCGTGTCGCCGATCTTCCGGGGTTCCCGCTGTCCTCGTATACCGCGTACATCGCGCCCGGGCTCATCATGCTCATTCCGATGTTGGGTGCCGGGTACGGCGCCGGCACGCTCATCGACGAGATCAGATCGGGGTTCACCGATCGGCTGCGGCTCTATGGTGTGTCGACCGGCCAGATCATGGCGGCCAAGATCGGATTCGAGATGTTCCGCATCCTGCCGGCCGCGGTGATCGTCATCGGGCTGTTGGCCTTCCTCGATGCGCCACTGCGGACGGGACTGCTGACCGGTGTGTTCCTGGTGCTGATCATGTTCCTGTGGTCGGCGGCGTACAGCTCGCTGTTCTACCTGGTGGCATTGCGCACTCTCAATCCGCAGGCGCCGGTGGCGATGTTGCCGCTGGCTCTGCCGGTGCTGTTCGTGAGCCAGGCGCTCATGCCGTCGGTGTTCTTGTCCGACTGGCTCAGGATCAGCATCAACGCGAACCCCTTCTCGCACATCGTTTCTGCCGCTTCCACGATCATGTACGGCGACTTCGACGCGATGTTGGTGGCCAAGGGTGTCCTGGTGGCCATCGGGATGTTCGCGCTATTGCAAATCCCAATTCATTTGGTTATCCGCCGGAAAATCGGCAAGTAG
- a CDS encoding acyl carrier protein — protein METPSQPDVLRVSDSSEVREFLIEFIAEELELPTTDVHDFSELVGDLGFDSLSFALGVSEIKGRFGIQLTKDDVFECKTLGALIDLVESRL, from the coding sequence ATGGAAACCCCGTCACAACCCGATGTTCTTCGCGTAAGCGACTCATCAGAGGTCCGTGAGTTCCTCATCGAATTCATCGCCGAGGAGCTGGAACTGCCCACCACGGATGTCCACGACTTCTCCGAGCTGGTAGGTGATCTCGGATTCGACTCATTGTCGTTCGCCCTGGGTGTCTCGGAAATCAAGGGCCGCTTCGGTATCCAGTTGACCAAGGACGACGTCTTCGAATGCAAGACACTCGGTGCGCTGATCGACCTGGTGGAGAGCCGACTGTGA
- a CDS encoding fatty acyl-AMP ligase produces MTTNPVIDRLQAGSAITHRGLTSAPIGPDGTSRLKELRTVPWSQVHQAGLRVAGALQAAGVRPGDAVAVLAGAPGEIAPLVQGIWFSGASVTMLHQPTHRSDMRLWVEDTGRALAAVGSSTVVVGDPFLAAAGQFGTVGARVLEIPALLGGPSGEIVQTDQDAIAFLQLTSGSTGTPKAVSISYRNIEANLRAMVSASGADPETDVVISWLPLFHDMGMMGFLIVPMCRAMNTVSVTPMDFLGDPLLWAQLISTYRGSMTAGPNFAYSLLARRLRKAPEGVYDLSSLQFALSGAEAIDVATLERFVAEGARFGMRADAIVPAYGMAEATLAVSFVRRGEGYRVCPPHPDLAAAEGTQASARVSLGQPLPGCEVRVVTEDRVVLPMESIGEIEIRGDNVTAGYRTASGFEPMCDAQGWLSTGDLGYLTQDGHPVICGRKKDILIISGRNVHPEDIERSVAGVSGVRSGGVAAVRLHTAAAGEGFAMVAESALHANTAESERIRAEVADRVYRALGVSPRDVHVVPAGWIPKTSSGKLRRRATSERLARCEPVR; encoded by the coding sequence GTGACGACGAACCCGGTCATCGACCGGTTGCAGGCCGGCTCCGCCATCACCCATCGCGGTCTCACCTCGGCACCGATCGGCCCCGACGGCACGTCGCGGCTCAAGGAGCTACGTACCGTGCCCTGGTCGCAAGTGCATCAGGCGGGGCTGCGCGTCGCGGGTGCCCTGCAGGCGGCAGGCGTGCGGCCCGGCGATGCTGTCGCCGTATTAGCCGGTGCACCAGGTGAAATCGCGCCGCTGGTACAGGGCATCTGGTTCTCCGGCGCATCGGTGACCATGCTGCATCAGCCCACTCATCGATCCGATATGCGGCTGTGGGTCGAGGACACCGGCCGGGCGTTGGCCGCCGTCGGCTCCTCGACTGTCGTGGTGGGTGATCCGTTCCTGGCAGCGGCCGGACAGTTCGGGACGGTCGGCGCCCGGGTCCTGGAGATACCTGCGCTGCTCGGCGGACCGTCGGGCGAGATCGTGCAGACCGACCAGGACGCTATCGCGTTCCTGCAGTTGACCTCCGGTTCCACCGGCACTCCGAAGGCCGTGAGCATCAGTTACCGCAATATCGAAGCCAATCTGCGGGCCATGGTGAGCGCCTCCGGTGCGGATCCCGAAACAGATGTGGTGATCAGTTGGCTGCCGCTGTTCCACGACATGGGCATGATGGGATTTCTCATTGTCCCCATGTGCCGGGCAATGAACACCGTCAGCGTGACGCCCATGGATTTCCTCGGTGATCCGCTGTTGTGGGCCCAACTCATCAGCACGTACCGCGGCAGCATGACGGCGGGCCCCAACTTCGCCTACTCGCTGCTGGCCCGTCGGTTGCGCAAGGCACCCGAGGGCGTGTATGACTTGTCCTCCTTGCAGTTCGCGCTCAGCGGTGCAGAGGCCATCGATGTCGCGACACTGGAACGGTTCGTTGCCGAGGGCGCCCGCTTCGGTATGCGGGCGGACGCCATCGTGCCCGCCTACGGTATGGCAGAAGCGACACTGGCGGTTTCGTTCGTGCGGCGCGGCGAGGGGTATCGGGTGTGCCCACCGCATCCCGATCTCGCCGCGGCGGAGGGGACACAGGCCAGTGCCCGTGTTTCGCTGGGGCAGCCGCTGCCGGGATGCGAGGTACGGGTGGTCACCGAGGACCGCGTGGTGCTGCCCATGGAATCGATCGGGGAGATTGAGATCCGCGGAGACAACGTCACCGCCGGGTACCGCACGGCCTCCGGATTCGAACCGATGTGTGATGCCCAGGGCTGGTTGTCCACCGGAGACCTCGGTTATCTGACGCAGGACGGGCATCCGGTGATTTGTGGCCGGAAGAAGGACATCCTGATCATCTCCGGGCGCAACGTGCACCCCGAGGACATCGAGCGCTCGGTGGCTGGGGTGTCGGGAGTGCGTTCCGGCGGGGTGGCGGCGGTCCGCCTGCACACGGCGGCGGCCGGTGAGGGATTCGCGATGGTGGCCGAGTCGGCGTTGCACGCGAATACCGCCGAAAGCGAACGCATCCGGGCAGAGGTAGCCGACCGCGTCTACCGCGCCCTCGGCGTGAGTCCGCGCGATGTGCATGTGGTTCCCGCCGGGTGGATCCCCAAGACGTCGTCGGGGAAGCTGCGTCGCAGGGCCACCTCGGAACGGTTGGCGAGGTGTGAACCGGTCCGATGA
- a CDS encoding MlaE family ABC transporter permease: MTTRDQLVRVGSQMPQGLRALSDRGAGYLRQHPIAALTTVGAQFVLGVHTLRYFAADLVMGRFQWTEFVRQAAFMAGTAVMPTVLVALPIGVTLSIQFALLAGQVGATSLAGAASGLAVVRQAASLVAAMLLASAVGSAMTADLGCRTMREETAAMEVMGVSVVRRLVVPRFAAAIIIGIALTGVVCFVGFLASYLFNVFVQGGAPGSFVATFASFATPADLLLALLKAAVYGAIVAVISCQKGLASHGGPTGVANSVNAAVVESVLLLMIVNVVVSQVYTMLFPRAVL, encoded by the coding sequence ATGACGACACGGGATCAATTAGTCCGTGTCGGCAGCCAAATGCCCCAAGGGCTTCGCGCACTGAGTGACCGCGGCGCGGGATATCTGCGGCAGCATCCGATCGCCGCGCTCACCACCGTGGGTGCGCAGTTCGTCCTCGGTGTGCACACCTTGCGGTACTTCGCGGCCGACCTGGTGATGGGCCGCTTCCAGTGGACGGAGTTCGTGCGGCAGGCCGCGTTCATGGCGGGTACCGCCGTGATGCCGACGGTGCTGGTGGCGTTGCCCATCGGAGTCACACTGTCCATTCAATTCGCGCTGCTGGCAGGACAAGTCGGTGCCACCTCGTTGGCGGGGGCGGCCAGCGGCCTGGCGGTGGTGCGACAGGCCGCCTCGCTGGTGGCGGCGATGCTGCTGGCCTCGGCGGTGGGCTCGGCGATGACGGCCGACCTCGGCTGTAGAACCATGCGGGAGGAGACCGCCGCGATGGAGGTCATGGGAGTGTCGGTGGTGCGGCGCCTGGTGGTGCCGCGTTTCGCGGCGGCGATCATCATCGGTATCGCCCTGACCGGCGTGGTCTGCTTTGTCGGATTCCTGGCCAGTTACCTGTTCAATGTTTTCGTACAGGGCGGCGCCCCAGGTAGTTTCGTGGCCACCTTCGCGTCGTTCGCGACTCCGGCGGATCTACTGCTGGCTCTGCTGAAGGCCGCGGTGTACGGGGCGATTGTGGCGGTGATCTCCTGCCAGAAGGGTCTGGCCTCCCATGGCGGGCCCACGGGGGTGGCCAATTCGGTCAACGCGGCCGTGGTCGAGTCGGTGCTGCTGCTGATGATCGTCAACGTGGTGGTCAGCCAGGTCTACACGATGCTCTTTCCCCGGGCGGTGCTGTGA
- a CDS encoding ABC transporter permease yields MVTFFVHAFLAIPIALRRYRREFLRLLSDITWGNGSIVVGGGTAGVVLVLGVTTGALVAIEGYNFLELMGLGPATGVISSLVTTRELAPIMAALAFAVQAGCRFTTQLGSMRMAEEIDAMDSLAIRPIPYLVTTRLLASVVAIIPLYVACLTISYLSCQVMVGIVSGGSMGPYLHYFTLLSSGTDIAYSVGKAIVFVWIASAVQCYYGFCADGGPEGVGIAAGHAMRASITAVIIVNMLLTMALWSVDSGARFGG; encoded by the coding sequence ATGGTCACCTTCTTCGTACATGCCTTCCTGGCGATTCCTATCGCATTGCGGCGTTATCGCCGCGAGTTTCTGCGGTTGCTGTCCGACATCACCTGGGGGAACGGCTCCATCGTGGTTGGCGGCGGTACGGCCGGGGTGGTCTTGGTGCTCGGTGTCACCACCGGCGCCCTGGTGGCCATCGAGGGCTACAACTTTCTGGAGCTGATGGGGCTCGGTCCGGCCACCGGAGTCATCTCCTCGTTGGTGACCACGCGCGAGCTCGCCCCGATCATGGCCGCGCTGGCGTTCGCGGTACAGGCGGGGTGCCGCTTCACCACCCAATTGGGTTCGATGCGCATGGCCGAGGAGATCGACGCCATGGATTCCCTTGCGATCAGGCCCATTCCCTATTTGGTGACCACGCGCCTGCTGGCCTCCGTGGTGGCCATCATCCCGCTGTATGTGGCGTGCCTGACCATTAGTTATCTGTCCTGCCAGGTCATGGTTGGCATTGTCAGCGGCGGCTCGATGGGACCGTATCTGCATTACTTCACCCTGTTGTCCAGTGGCACCGATATCGCCTACTCGGTGGGCAAGGCCATCGTCTTCGTGTGGATCGCTTCCGCGGTGCAGTGCTACTACGGCTTCTGTGCCGACGGGGGACCGGAAGGGGTCGGCATTGCCGCCGGGCACGCCATGCGCGCCAGCATCACCGCGGTGATCATCGTCAACATGCTGCTGACCATGGCGCTGTGGAGTGTCGACTCCGGTGCCAGGTTCGGGGGTTGA
- a CDS encoding MlaD family protein: MPGSGVDVLNRPDSHHDLDGAVFSRRQLLLRGGAALALVGAITAALLIKSTGVLDRYVNVVAELRNVGDGLPPRSDVKYRGVLVGSVDGVTPSVGGQPNRVHVRLKPGYAASIPATVTARVVPSNVFAVSALQLVDHGSGAPIREGGHIAEDARLPTVLFQTTVNKLRQILTAAGRGPEDNTVGILAAVGAATDHRRVELLTSAAQLDRLLDQLNAIVATDQGPSTVSALVQAAHGLSQTAPDLVDALHQAVRPMQTLAEKRDQLRTFIGAGVHTTGTMVQSLHNHTDQIIQITTDLTPVLGVLADNAQHFVPITRRITRFSDTFFQEVWDPELATAKGRVNLSFTPSYTYTRADCPRYGELKGPSCFTAPQIAVRPDLPEVLLPQNYQPPANLAPPPGTVLGDNGNLFAVGPPLVNPNPDLRDPNPPVPSWLSPAPPVPGSADPGETATAPASFGGNVGPVGSAQERGQLGRILGQPATSADQLVLGPLARGAVVTRTENPSGQGATR, encoded by the coding sequence GTGCCAGGTTCGGGGGTTGATGTGCTGAATCGCCCTGATAGTCATCATGATCTGGATGGCGCTGTCTTTTCGCGCCGCCAGCTGCTGCTGCGCGGGGGCGCCGCGCTGGCTCTGGTCGGCGCCATCACCGCGGCCCTGTTGATCAAGTCGACCGGGGTGCTGGACCGGTATGTGAACGTCGTCGCCGAACTTCGTAACGTCGGTGATGGCCTGCCCCCGCGCTCGGACGTCAAATACCGGGGCGTGCTCGTCGGTAGCGTGGACGGCGTCACCCCGTCGGTGGGCGGGCAGCCCAACCGGGTGCACGTGCGGTTGAAACCCGGCTACGCCGCATCGATTCCCGCCACGGTCACCGCACGCGTGGTACCCAGCAATGTGTTCGCCGTCTCGGCGCTGCAGCTTGTCGATCACGGATCGGGTGCGCCGATTCGCGAGGGCGGACACATCGCCGAAGACGCGCGGCTGCCCACCGTGTTGTTCCAGACCACCGTCAACAAGCTCCGCCAGATCCTCACCGCGGCGGGCCGCGGCCCCGAGGACAACACCGTGGGGATACTGGCGGCCGTTGGGGCTGCCACCGATCATCGCCGCGTCGAACTGCTCACCAGCGCTGCCCAACTCGATCGCCTGCTGGATCAGCTCAACGCGATCGTCGCGACCGACCAGGGACCCTCGACGGTCTCGGCGCTGGTGCAGGCCGCACACGGGCTGTCGCAGACCGCCCCGGATCTGGTGGACGCTCTGCACCAGGCGGTGCGGCCCATGCAGACCCTCGCCGAGAAACGGGACCAGTTGCGCACCTTCATCGGTGCCGGTGTGCACACCACCGGCACCATGGTGCAGTCGTTGCACAACCACACCGATCAGATCATCCAGATCACCACCGATCTGACCCCTGTGCTCGGTGTACTGGCCGACAACGCGCAGCATTTCGTGCCGATCACCCGGCGCATCACCCGATTCTCGGACACCTTCTTTCAGGAGGTCTGGGATCCGGAGCTGGCCACGGCCAAGGGCCGGGTCAACCTGTCCTTCACCCCCTCGTACACCTACACCCGCGCCGACTGCCCGCGTTACGGGGAACTCAAGGGGCCCAGCTGCTTCACCGCTCCGCAGATCGCGGTGCGCCCGGACCTGCCCGAGGTACTGCTGCCGCAGAATTACCAGCCGCCGGCCAACTTGGCGCCGCCACCGGGAACGGTGTTGGGTGACAACGGCAATCTCTTCGCGGTGGGGCCGCCGTTGGTGAATCCGAATCCGGACCTGCGTGACCCGAACCCGCCGGTGCCGTCCTGGCTCAGTCCGGCCCCGCCGGTACCGGGCAGTGCCGACCCCGGCGAAACAGCAACAGCCCCAGCTTCTTTCGGTGGCAATGTGGGCCCGGTGGGTAGTGCGCAGGAACGCGGCCAGCTGGGCCGGATCCTGGGACAGCCGGCTACCTCGGCCGACCAGCTTGTGCTCGGGCCCCTTGCCCGGGGCGCCGTCGTCACCAGAACCGAGAACCCGAGCGGGCAAGGAGCGACCCGGTGA